From a region of the Bradyrhizobium diazoefficiens genome:
- the addB gene encoding double-strand break repair protein AddB: MRVFNVPISVPFLRTVVTALLDGRLVEGFEARKEPARLADATLYLPTRRAMRVVREIFLDEMKADAVVLPRIVALGDIDEDELAFAGEGEQFSGVTPLDIPPRLGELERRLTLAQLVAAWAKGPVLAPLVVGGPASTLALAGDLARLIDDMVTRGVDWNALDGLVPDNLDRYWQHSLEFLRIARIAWPSHLAEINRIEPAARRDLLIAAEAKRLTAHPNGPVIAAGSTGSMPATAKFLHAVASLPHGAVVLPGLDTDLDEDAWRTIGGVRDALGKFAEHPASNHPQYAMHTLLQRFGIKRSDVDILQPPAERGRDLLASESMRPSARTEIWHDRLKQPDIAAKIAGGMTNLAVVEAATPEMEALAIAIAMREARHLDKAAALVTPDRALARRVMAALTRWGLSFDDSGGDVLMETSAGTFARLAAEAATKGLEPPTLLALLKHPLCRLGRAPGTWKAAIEGLELAVLRGTRPPAGTAGLLREFNRFREELAKLWRSEASALHRAEPRARLKAEDLDRIQGLIDALQKALAPIESLASSKPYDFAELAHRHREIMIELSRDEQGIPLAFEDREGLALAAAFDDLLRGGTSSGLMVPLPDYPDVFQTAFSDRAVRRRDKPGARLQIYGPLESRLMQADRVIIGGLIEGVWPPAPRIDPWLSRPMRHELGLDLPERRIGLSAHDFAQLLGGDEVILTHSAKAGGAPAVASRFLHRLEAVAGDHFWKAAVRAGERYVQFAGALDQPAEVMPIKQPEPRPPRATRPLKMSVTAIEDWLRDPYTIYAKHILRLDALDPVDMPLSAADRGSAIHDAIGEFTETYATRLPDDPARVLRAIGERHFAPLMERPEARALWWPRFQRIARWFGEWETARRDAIEAIMAETRGEISIRLDNARTFYLSARADRIERRQGGGYAILDYKTGQPPTGKQVRMGLSPQLTLEAAILREGGFPDIDAGSSVSQLVYVRLSGNNPPGEERILELRYKQGDEPQPPDTAAAEARAKLEALIRAFEDENQPYTSLNLPMWTNRYGAYDDLARIKEWSAAGGLGIEEW; the protein is encoded by the coding sequence ATGCGCGTTTTCAACGTCCCCATCTCAGTTCCGTTCTTGCGCACGGTCGTCACGGCCCTGCTCGACGGCCGGCTGGTCGAGGGGTTCGAGGCGCGCAAGGAACCGGCGCGGCTGGCGGACGCCACGCTGTACCTGCCGACCCGGCGCGCGATGCGCGTCGTTCGCGAGATCTTCCTCGACGAGATGAAGGCGGACGCCGTGGTGCTGCCGCGCATCGTTGCGCTCGGCGACATCGACGAGGACGAGCTCGCGTTTGCCGGCGAAGGCGAACAATTTTCCGGAGTCACGCCACTCGATATTCCGCCGCGGCTTGGCGAGCTCGAACGGCGGCTGACACTGGCGCAGCTGGTCGCCGCCTGGGCCAAGGGTCCGGTGCTGGCGCCGCTGGTGGTCGGCGGGCCCGCCTCGACGCTAGCTCTCGCCGGCGACCTCGCGCGCCTGATCGACGACATGGTCACGCGCGGCGTCGACTGGAATGCGCTCGACGGCCTCGTGCCTGATAACCTCGATCGCTACTGGCAGCACTCGCTCGAGTTCCTGCGCATCGCGCGCATCGCGTGGCCCAGTCATCTCGCCGAGATCAACCGGATCGAGCCTGCGGCGCGGCGCGATCTCCTGATCGCGGCAGAAGCCAAACGGCTGACCGCGCATCCGAACGGGCCGGTGATCGCGGCGGGCTCGACCGGCTCGATGCCGGCGACCGCGAAATTCTTGCACGCAGTCGCATCGCTGCCGCATGGTGCCGTGGTGCTGCCGGGTCTCGACACCGATCTCGACGAGGACGCCTGGCGAACCATCGGCGGCGTGCGCGATGCGCTCGGCAAATTCGCGGAGCACCCGGCCTCGAACCATCCGCAATATGCCATGCACACGCTGTTGCAGCGCTTCGGCATCAAGCGCAGCGACGTCGACATCCTTCAGCCGCCGGCCGAACGCGGCCGCGATCTGCTCGCCTCCGAATCGATGCGGCCGTCGGCCAGGACGGAAATCTGGCACGACCGGCTGAAGCAGCCGGATATCGCCGCAAAGATCGCCGGCGGCATGACAAACCTCGCGGTGGTCGAAGCCGCCACCCCCGAAATGGAGGCCCTCGCCATCGCGATTGCGATGCGCGAGGCGCGGCATCTCGACAAGGCGGCGGCGCTGGTGACGCCTGACCGCGCCCTAGCGCGACGGGTGATGGCGGCGCTCACCCGATGGGGACTCAGTTTCGATGATTCCGGCGGCGACGTCTTGATGGAAACCTCCGCCGGAACCTTCGCACGCCTTGCGGCGGAGGCGGCGACGAAAGGATTGGAGCCGCCGACGCTGCTGGCGTTGCTGAAGCATCCGCTATGCCGGCTCGGCCGCGCGCCCGGCACGTGGAAGGCGGCGATCGAGGGACTGGAGCTGGCCGTCTTGCGCGGCACACGCCCACCGGCAGGCACGGCCGGCCTTCTGCGCGAATTCAACCGCTTTCGCGAGGAGCTTGCAAAATTGTGGCGCAGCGAGGCCTCCGCGCTGCACCGCGCCGAGCCACGCGCACGTCTCAAGGCTGAGGATCTCGATCGCATCCAGGGCCTGATCGATGCCTTGCAAAAAGCGCTGGCGCCGATCGAGAGCCTGGCATCATCGAAGCCATATGACTTCGCCGAACTGGCACACCGGCATCGCGAGATCATGATCGAGCTGTCGCGCGACGAGCAGGGCATTCCGCTGGCCTTCGAGGACCGCGAGGGGCTCGCACTCGCTGCCGCCTTCGACGATCTCCTGCGCGGCGGCACGAGCAGCGGATTGATGGTGCCGCTGCCGGACTATCCGGACGTCTTCCAGACCGCCTTCAGCGATCGTGCGGTGCGGCGGCGGGACAAGCCTGGCGCGCGCTTGCAGATCTACGGCCCGCTGGAATCGCGCCTGATGCAGGCGGATCGCGTTATCATCGGCGGACTGATCGAAGGCGTCTGGCCGCCGGCGCCGCGCATCGATCCCTGGCTCAGCCGGCCGATGCGGCACGAGCTCGGGCTCGATCTGCCGGAGCGCCGCATCGGCCTCTCCGCGCATGACTTCGCGCAGCTGCTCGGCGGCGACGAGGTGATCCTCACCCATTCCGCCAAGGCCGGCGGTGCCCCGGCGGTGGCATCGCGCTTCCTGCACCGGTTGGAGGCGGTTGCGGGCGATCATTTCTGGAAGGCGGCGGTTCGCGCCGGTGAGAGATACGTGCAGTTCGCGGGCGCACTGGACCAGCCCGCCGAGGTCATGCCGATCAAGCAGCCCGAGCCACGGCCGCCGCGCGCAACACGGCCACTCAAGATGTCGGTCACCGCGATCGAGGACTGGCTGCGCGATCCCTACACGATCTACGCAAAGCACATCTTGCGGCTGGATGCGCTCGATCCCGTCGACATGCCGCTATCGGCCGCCGACCGCGGCTCGGCGATCCACGATGCGATCGGCGAATTCACGGAAACTTATGCGACACGTCTACCCGATGATCCCGCCCGCGTGTTGCGCGCGATCGGCGAAAGGCATTTTGCACCGCTGATGGAGCGTCCCGAGGCGCGGGCGCTGTGGTGGCCGCGGTTCCAGCGGATCGCGCGCTGGTTCGGCGAATGGGAGACGGCGCGGCGGGATGCGATCGAGGCGATCATGGCCGAGACCCGGGGCGAGATCTCGATCCGGCTCGACAATGCGCGCACGTTCTATCTTTCCGCGCGCGCCGACCGCATCGAGCGGCGCCAGGGCGGCGGCTACGCCATCCTCGACTACAAGACCGGGCAGCCGCCGACCGGCAAGCAGGTCCGAATGGGCCTGTCGCCGCAGCTGACGCTGGAGGCCGCAATCCTCCGCGAGGGCGGCTTCCCCGATATCGACGCGGGTTCATCGGTGAGCCAGCTCGTCTACGTCCGCCTCAGCGGCAACAATCCGCCCGGAGAAGAGCGCATCCTCGAGCTCAGGTACAAGCAGGGCGACGAGCCGCAGCCGCCGGATACGGCCGCCGCCGAGGCAAGGGCGAAGCTGGAGGCGCTGATCCGCGCTTTTGAAGACGAGAACCAGCCGTACACCTCGCTGAACCTGCCGATGTGGACGAACCGCTACGGCGCCTATGACGACCTCGCCCGGATCAAGGAATGGTCAGCGGCCGGCGGATTGGGAATCGAGGAATGGTGA
- a CDS encoding nucleotidyltransferase family protein, with translation MSVKPTKAMVLAAGFGLRMRPLTDKMPKPMVTVAGQPLLDHVLDKLGRAGVTEAVVNVHYLPDQIIDHTASRQHPRVIISDERDQVLGTGGGVLKALPLLGDAPFFHVNSDTLWIDGVRSNLIRLAENFDPARMDILLLMAPTATSIGYSGRGDYGMLPDGALRKRKEKEVVPFVYAGAAILSPSIFEGAPKGEFSLTRMFDRAEEQQRLFGLRLDGVWMHVGTPDAVHAAEEAFLESVA, from the coding sequence ATGTCCGTCAAACCGACCAAAGCCATGGTGCTCGCCGCAGGGTTCGGCCTGCGCATGCGTCCGCTGACGGACAAGATGCCGAAGCCAATGGTGACGGTAGCCGGCCAGCCGCTGCTCGACCACGTGCTCGACAAGCTCGGCCGGGCCGGCGTGACCGAGGCGGTGGTCAACGTGCATTACCTGCCGGACCAGATCATTGATCACACCGCATCGCGCCAGCATCCGCGCGTGATCATCTCGGACGAGCGCGACCAGGTGCTCGGCACCGGCGGGGGCGTGCTCAAGGCGCTGCCGCTGCTCGGCGATGCGCCGTTCTTCCACGTCAATTCCGATACGCTCTGGATCGATGGCGTGCGCTCGAACCTGATACGGCTCGCTGAAAACTTCGATCCCGCGCGCATGGACATCCTGCTCCTGATGGCGCCGACCGCGACCAGCATCGGCTATAGCGGGCGCGGCGATTACGGCATGCTGCCCGACGGCGCCCTGCGCAAGCGCAAGGAAAAGGAGGTCGTTCCGTTCGTTTATGCCGGTGCGGCGATCCTGTCGCCGTCGATCTTCGAAGGCGCGCCAAAGGGCGAGTTCTCGCTGACAAGAATGTTCGACCGCGCCGAGGAGCAACAGCGGCTGTTCGGGCTACGCCTCGACGGCGTCTGGATGCATGTCGGCACGCCCGATGCCGTGCACGCCGCGGAAGAGGCGTTTCTGGAGAGCGTGGCGTAG
- the tsaE gene encoding tRNA (adenosine(37)-N6)-threonylcarbamoyltransferase complex ATPase subunit type 1 TsaE: MIAPMTFSVALHNETATAQLMADLALLVGPGDVITLTGDLGAGKTAAARAMIRYLADDEGLEVPSPTFTLVQGYELPSFPVMHADLYRVEDESEIEEIGLSPLPDATLVLIEWPERAPSAMPRDRIDIALTHRPALGSSARAADITGYGKGAAQITRLKALREFLDASGYIDATRRRMAGDASIRSYARLVRHDEIVILMNFPQRPDGAALYDGKSYSAAVHLAENVKPFVAIDEGLRAQGISAPAIHHSDLDHGFLITEDFGNEGMIEGDPPRPIAERYEAATDVLAALHGKTLPQTLPLADETYAIPVFDAEALLIEIGLMPEWYLPDRDAPLSEETRSAFFAMWRELLKKPLAAPKTWIIRDYHSPNLIWLGNRTGSERVGVIDFQDTVLGPQSYDVVSLLQDARVDVPESLELALLSRYIKARRAGDAGFDPAGFAELYAIMSAQRNTRLLGTFARLNRRDGKPHYLRHQPRIWTYLQRSLAHPALVALRNWYLANVPPPQT; encoded by the coding sequence ATGATTGCGCCAATGACATTCTCCGTCGCGCTGCACAACGAGACGGCGACTGCACAATTGATGGCCGATCTCGCGCTGCTGGTCGGCCCGGGCGATGTCATCACGCTCACCGGCGATCTCGGCGCCGGCAAGACCGCGGCTGCGCGCGCGATGATCCGCTACCTCGCCGACGACGAGGGACTGGAGGTGCCGAGCCCGACCTTCACGCTGGTGCAGGGCTACGAGCTGCCGTCATTTCCAGTCATGCATGCCGATCTCTATCGCGTCGAGGACGAGAGCGAGATCGAGGAGATCGGGCTGTCGCCGCTCCCGGATGCCACGCTCGTCCTGATCGAGTGGCCGGAGCGTGCGCCGTCGGCGATGCCGCGAGACCGTATCGACATTGCGCTGACACACCGGCCGGCGCTTGGATCGAGCGCGCGTGCGGCCGACATCACCGGTTACGGCAAGGGCGCAGCCCAGATCACGCGACTGAAGGCGCTGCGCGAGTTTCTCGACGCATCCGGCTATATCGACGCGACGCGACGGCGGATGGCCGGCGATGCTTCGATCCGCTCCTATGCGCGGCTGGTGCGCCACGACGAGATCGTCATCCTCATGAACTTTCCGCAGCGACCCGACGGCGCTGCCCTCTACGACGGAAAATCCTACAGCGCCGCGGTGCACCTCGCCGAGAACGTCAAACCCTTCGTCGCCATCGACGAAGGGCTGCGCGCGCAGGGCATCTCGGCACCCGCGATCCACCATTCCGATCTCGACCATGGCTTCCTGATCACCGAGGACTTCGGCAACGAAGGCATGATCGAAGGTGACCCACCGCGGCCGATTGCCGAGCGCTACGAGGCGGCGACGGACGTGCTGGCCGCGCTGCACGGCAAGACGCTGCCGCAGACGCTGCCGCTGGCGGATGAGACCTACGCCATTCCCGTCTTCGACGCCGAGGCGCTGCTGATCGAGATCGGCCTGATGCCGGAATGGTATCTGCCCGACCGCGACGCGCCGCTGAGCGAGGAGACGCGTTCAGCGTTTTTCGCGATGTGGCGCGAGCTGCTGAAGAAGCCGCTGGCGGCGCCGAAGACGTGGATCATCCGCGACTACCATTCGCCCAATTTGATCTGGCTCGGGAATCGCACCGGCAGCGAGCGCGTCGGCGTGATCGATTTCCAGGATACCGTGCTCGGTCCGCAATCCTACGACGTGGTGTCGCTGCTCCAGGACGCCCGCGTCGACGTGCCCGAAAGCCTCGAGCTGGCGCTGTTGTCTCGCTACATCAAGGCACGACGCGCCGGCGATGCCGGCTTCGACCCGGCCGGCTTCGCCGAGCTCTACGCCATCATGTCGGCGCAACGGAACACGCGCCTGCTCGGCACCTTCGCCCGCCTCAACCGCCGCGACGGTAAGCCGCATTACCTGCGTCACCAGCCGCGGATCTGGACCTATCTCCAGCGCTCGCTGGCCCATCCCGCACTCGTCGCTTTGCGCAACTGGTACCTCGCCAACGTCCCGCCGCCACAGACCTGA
- the addA gene encoding double-strand break repair helicase AddA, protein MVKAPRPIPDEVRARQARASDPTASAFVSANAGSGKTHVLVQRVIRLLLSGVPPEKILCITFTKAAAANMAERVFTTLGHWVTLDDTGLDAAIRAVGIPHPNAKLRRDARKLFACALETPGGLKVQTIHALCTRLLQQFPFEANVPARFAVIDERDQTDMMERANLKVLLEAARDPESVTGRALLTAMASAADVTFKEVVREACLSRDHFMAWTDEAGNAEAAAAQMAAALGVDAGDRIEAVETEILDGPYLPRSRWDDIAFALEDGSKSDNDQAVRLREAKVFSGSAQVDAYLSVFLTDDKLPRKAVLTKKFCDRNPSVARLFENEALRINGLVEKRRAVTMRDRTAALLHIATAAARNYRREKQERGLLDYDDLIDKTLAMLNRVSSGWVHYKLDRGVDHVLIDEAQDTSPRQWDIVAHIISEFTAGEGAREGLNRTIFAVGDEKQSIFSFQGAAPHEFDARRRELHRKFTAAGLKFDPVAFTYSFRSGAAILHSVDHVFRDPQIYKSIHSVEIGHPLHNALADAGPSVIELWDLAEADDRQDIEGWRAPFDGVAVTSPEVKLARRIQAEIKRLVESGTLTGHEGERRPLRYGDMLILVRRRGNAFDAVIQALKHAGVPVAGADRLKLTEHIGIIDLMNLADALLLPQDDLALAVALKSPLFGLDDDDLFQLAHSRKGSLRRALGEHATASEKFAAALRRLEACEMRAREETPFAFYAWLLGGAGGRARILRRLGHEANDALDEFLELALNYERKAPASLQGFTAWLRSADTEVKRDMEISRDEVRVMTVHGAKGLEASVVFMVDTTSSPADSQRLRLIHVPRGNGGEVVVWAGRKADDPKPVAEARKAMLEQTEDEYRRLLYVAMTRAADRLIVGGCMPGNMKTVRKLSWYDLVDTGLAGAGLDKQIIETPLGKVTRFARPEDVAVLGTPAASVDQIVALPDWLRVPAPPETVDDGPVRPSGQPAEEGRAVRSGESVQSRALALQRGTLVHRLLQSLPDIAVERRREAAHGFMARNAADWSEADQIALADKVLALIAEPRFAPVFAAGSRAEVAIVGKLERPGRQPALVSGQIDRLVVRPDEVLIVDFKTNQAAPKSALEAPAAYVRQLALYRAVLSRLYPEKPVRAVLLWTEALEYMEISAPALDAALASLHLGVSVLDPARSRS, encoded by the coding sequence ATGGTGAAGGCACCGCGCCCCATCCCGGACGAGGTGCGTGCACGGCAGGCGCGCGCGTCGGACCCGACCGCGTCGGCTTTCGTGTCGGCCAATGCCGGCTCGGGCAAGACCCATGTGCTGGTGCAGCGCGTGATCCGCCTGCTGCTGTCGGGCGTGCCGCCGGAAAAGATCCTCTGCATCACTTTTACCAAGGCCGCCGCCGCCAATATGGCCGAACGCGTGTTCACCACGCTCGGTCATTGGGTGACGCTGGATGATACCGGGCTCGACGCCGCGATCCGCGCGGTCGGCATCCCGCATCCCAACGCAAAGCTGCGCCGCGACGCGCGAAAGCTGTTCGCCTGCGCACTGGAGACGCCGGGCGGGCTGAAGGTACAGACCATCCACGCGCTGTGCACGCGCCTGCTCCAGCAGTTTCCGTTCGAGGCCAACGTGCCGGCGCGCTTTGCCGTGATCGACGAGCGCGACCAGACCGACATGATGGAGCGCGCCAATCTTAAGGTCTTGCTGGAGGCCGCGCGTGATCCGGAGAGCGTCACCGGCCGCGCCTTGCTGACCGCCATGGCGAGCGCCGCCGACGTCACCTTCAAGGAGGTCGTGCGCGAGGCGTGTCTCAGCCGCGATCATTTCATGGCCTGGACCGACGAGGCCGGCAATGCCGAAGCGGCGGCTGCACAGATGGCAGCCGCGTTGGGCGTTGATGCGGGCGACCGCATCGAGGCCGTCGAGACGGAGATTCTCGATGGACCCTATTTGCCGCGATCGCGCTGGGACGACATCGCTTTCGCGCTGGAGGACGGCAGCAAGTCCGACAACGACCAGGCGGTCCGGCTCCGCGAGGCCAAGGTGTTTTCCGGCAGCGCGCAGGTCGATGCTTACCTGTCCGTGTTCCTCACCGACGACAAGCTGCCGCGCAAGGCGGTGCTGACCAAGAAGTTTTGCGATCGCAATCCATCCGTCGCGCGCCTGTTCGAGAACGAGGCGCTGCGCATCAATGGATTGGTCGAGAAGCGCCGTGCGGTGACGATGCGTGACCGCACCGCGGCCCTGCTGCATATCGCGACCGCTGCAGCCCGAAACTACCGCCGCGAGAAGCAGGAGCGCGGGCTGCTCGACTATGACGACCTCATTGACAAGACGCTGGCGATGCTCAACCGCGTGTCGTCGGGCTGGGTGCATTACAAGCTCGACCGCGGCGTCGACCACGTCCTGATCGACGAGGCCCAGGACACCAGCCCTCGGCAATGGGACATCGTCGCGCACATCATCTCCGAGTTCACGGCCGGCGAAGGCGCGCGCGAAGGGCTGAACCGCACCATCTTCGCCGTCGGCGACGAGAAGCAGTCGATCTTCTCGTTCCAGGGCGCGGCCCCTCACGAATTCGACGCGCGCCGGCGCGAGCTGCACCGCAAGTTCACTGCCGCCGGGCTGAAGTTCGATCCCGTTGCTTTCACCTATTCGTTTCGCTCAGGCGCCGCGATCCTGCATTCGGTCGACCACGTCTTCCGTGATCCCCAGATCTACAAGAGCATCCATTCGGTCGAGATCGGCCATCCCCTGCACAATGCGCTCGCCGATGCCGGTCCCAGCGTGATCGAGCTGTGGGATCTTGCGGAGGCCGACGACAGGCAGGACATCGAGGGCTGGCGTGCCCCGTTCGATGGCGTCGCCGTCACCAGTCCCGAGGTCAAGCTCGCCCGCCGGATCCAGGCCGAGATCAAGCGGCTGGTCGAGAGCGGCACGCTGACGGGACACGAAGGCGAGCGCCGGCCGCTGCGTTACGGCGACATGCTGATCCTGGTACGCCGGCGGGGCAATGCGTTCGACGCGGTGATCCAGGCGCTGAAGCACGCCGGTGTTCCCGTCGCCGGCGCCGACCGGCTCAAGCTCACCGAACATATCGGCATCATCGACCTGATGAACCTCGCCGACGCGCTGCTGCTGCCGCAGGATGATCTCGCGCTCGCGGTGGCGCTGAAGAGTCCGCTGTTCGGGCTTGATGACGACGATCTGTTCCAGCTTGCCCATAGCCGCAAGGGATCGCTGCGCCGCGCGCTCGGCGAGCACGCGACCGCAAGCGAGAAATTCGCGGCCGCGCTCCGCCGTCTGGAAGCCTGCGAGATGCGCGCGCGCGAGGAGACACCGTTCGCGTTCTACGCCTGGCTGCTCGGGGGCGCCGGCGGGCGTGCGCGCATCCTGCGCCGGCTCGGTCACGAGGCCAACGACGCGCTCGACGAGTTCCTGGAGCTTGCGCTGAACTATGAGCGCAAGGCGCCGGCCTCGCTGCAGGGCTTCACGGCCTGGCTGCGCTCGGCCGACACCGAGGTGAAGCGCGACATGGAGATCTCGCGCGACGAGGTCCGGGTGATGACCGTGCACGGCGCCAAGGGCCTCGAGGCCTCCGTCGTGTTCATGGTCGACACGACATCGTCGCCCGCGGACTCGCAGCGGCTGCGGCTGATCCACGTGCCGCGCGGCAATGGCGGCGAAGTCGTGGTCTGGGCCGGGCGCAAGGCGGACGATCCCAAGCCGGTCGCCGAGGCGCGCAAGGCGATGCTGGAGCAGACTGAGGACGAATATCGCCGTCTGCTCTACGTCGCAATGACGCGCGCGGCGGATCGCCTGATCGTCGGTGGCTGCATGCCCGGCAATATGAAGACGGTCCGCAAGCTGAGCTGGTATGATCTGGTCGACACCGGGCTCGCCGGCGCAGGGCTGGACAAGCAGATCATCGAGACGCCGCTCGGCAAGGTGACGCGATTCGCCCGGCCGGAGGATGTTGCCGTACTGGGCACGCCCGCAGCGTCTGTGGACCAGATCGTCGCCCTGCCCGATTGGCTGAGGGTGCCGGCACCACCCGAGACCGTCGACGACGGTCCCGTGCGCCCATCCGGCCAGCCGGCCGAGGAGGGACGCGCGGTACGATCAGGCGAATCGGTTCAATCCCGTGCCCTCGCATTGCAGCGCGGCACGCTGGTGCACCGGCTGCTGCAATCCCTCCCGGACATCGCCGTTGAGCGGCGTCGCGAGGCGGCGCACGGCTTCATGGCCCGCAACGCCGCGGACTGGTCGGAGGCCGACCAAATCGCGCTGGCCGACAAAGTGCTCGCACTGATCGCTGAACCGCGTTTCGCGCCGGTCTTTGCCGCCGGCAGCCGGGCGGAGGTTGCCATCGTCGGCAAATTGGAGCGGCCGGGCCGCCAGCCAGCGCTGGTGTCGGGGCAGATCGACCGGCTGGTCGTTCGTCCGGACGAGGTTTTGATCGTCGATTTCAAGACCAACCAGGCGGCGCCCAAAAGCGCGCTTGAAGCGCCCGCCGCCTATGTCCGGCAGCTTGCGCTGTACCGGGCGGTGCTATCCAGGCTTTATCCCGAAAAGCCTGTTCGAGCCGTCCTACTTTGGACCGAGGCCCTTGAATACATGGAGATTTCAGCCCCCGCGCTGGACGCGGCGCTGGCATCCCTTCATCTCGGTGTGAGCGTCCTTGACCCGGCAAGGAGCCGTTCATAG
- a CDS encoding PilZ domain-containing protein, with product MAAKTDQRSNSRIVFERGIAAQMMGIDGTWRRDCTMEDVSESGAKLTIDGSVEGLHLKEFFLLLSSTGLAYRRCELAWVNGDQIGVNFLKLGDKKKKARSTAVGA from the coding sequence ATGGCGGCAAAGACGGACCAGCGCAGCAACAGCCGGATTGTTTTCGAGCGCGGGATTGCAGCCCAGATGATGGGGATCGATGGCACGTGGCGGCGCGACTGCACCATGGAGGACGTCTCCGAAAGCGGCGCCAAGCTGACCATCGACGGCTCGGTCGAAGGCCTGCATCTGAAGGAGTTCTTTCTGCTGCTGTCGTCCACCGGCCTCGCCTACCGGCGCTGCGAGCTTGCCTGGGTCAATGGCGACCAGATCGGCGTCAATTTCCTCAAGCTTGGCGACAAGAAGAAGAAGGCGCGTTCCACAGCCGTCGGGGCATGA